One stretch of Glandiceps talaboti chromosome 7, keGlaTala1.1, whole genome shotgun sequence DNA includes these proteins:
- the LOC144437812 gene encoding triple QxxK/R motif-containing protein-like → MGKKDAHLHNTPVEKYRKEIGKQDYKKSKKEIKRVRKQALAKESNWSIKDVALVMISILVLIFAIYGFFFIYAQGGSSHDK, encoded by the exons ATGGGAAAGAAAGacgctcatttgcataacaccCCAGTAGAGAAGTACCGCAAAGAGATTGGGAAACAGGATTATAAGAAatcaaagaaagaaataaaGAGAGTTAGGAAGCAAGCACTTGCAAAAGAATCAAATTGGAGTATCAAG GATGTTGCATTGGTGATGATTTCAATCCTTGTACTTATATTTGCCATATATGGGTTTTTCTTCATTTATGCTCAAGGTGGCAGTAGTCATGACAAATGA